From Vespula vulgaris chromosome 18, iyVesVulg1.1, whole genome shotgun sequence:
cagagaaagggaaaacTTTTATCTTAACGATCTTGCTCGTAGCTTATCGTTAGCGTGAGAGAAACGTTTAGGTAGAAACTATAATCGACTTCTTCGTTCACGCAATACTtagaaaagtattataaatcgTTAGACATCAAGGAACAAGGAAACTGTTATtaatagtatttatttattcatttattgttattattattattatttttttttttttcaatgatatcaatgtgatattttaatataaacgaaaataaattattattaaatcgtaaTCAATGataggaaataaaagagaaagaaataatacgaaaataaaaagaatatagaaaaactTTGAAATCAAAGAGCGTTTAAACTTCGATCGTAtatctcgatattttcttctttagtttaggaaaatatatatctggaatcaaaagaacgagaagaaaagatgatacgcgagaaaaacagaaagaaagaaagaaaggaaaaagagaaaaagagaaagtcaACTGTAATTAGCTGAAACGTCAAGTTCTTAATTATTGCTCGAACGCTGGCAATTACGTTTTTCAAGTAATTAGCCGTCTAAACTCGATATCGAACCGAAGAAACCGTTTCTAAGAAATATGGCGACATATTGCCGATCAAGACAATATAGTTgcctatttttcttcttctcttcctttgatttaaaaaaaaaaaaaaaaaaaaaaaaaaaaaacaatgaaaaaataggaagagaaaagaagaagtactTTATTTcccttcaattttatttatttacttctaataatttatttctttttttattaattcgtcTTCTTCcataattcattcatttatttcttatcaatatttcttatacttgattaatatcttttttttttttattttcagattGTAAAACCACGAGCTTAGGAACTTTCGTGCCACTCTGTATAattgaatgaatttatttccgtcgaaaagattatattttttcctttaaaaagaattttttcttcttttctttttttattgcattcGTACGTATCACATAGAGATatagacaaataaatatttgggatttgattaataatggtattcgataataattacatgAACGAATAACCGCGATAAACTGTAACAAAGTATACATAAGGGCATTATATTCTCCCTTAACGTATTAAACGATAACATTGTTAACAATCTAAACGATTCAAAGGTTTATCCAGCatatattgatttaaattCGTAATTTCTAGTGCGATGGATGTCGGAATACCAGCGGATAGTCCAAATTtggttttattattcttcgtaACGCAATTATTCCTTCGTGAATTGTCGAAGAGTAAAAATCTCATACGAATTGTACCGATGGATATGTCCGGATATTTTGGTAAGTATTACAACacatagagaaaatattttttaacaataattttcacATTCTTTTTCAACGCTCTCGGTCGATCGTGtcgatagaaaaaattgtaggaaagaagaattctacgattattaacgatgaaaaaagtttctgattttttttttttttgttttaaagaatcagttatttcttttttgctctttaacaattaatttcgattgttcgttaattaacatttattacatttaaatttatattctttagtCGAACAATTTGCACagattagattttatttattgaacgaTACGATAAGATaagatcgatgaaagaaaatgtgaaTTGATTTAACCTGTTATGAGAGACGATCATAATAATTTGAGAGGAAACACATCAGTTAGGTATGACATCAACGAACGCAATGTCACTTTGGTTGACTCAATCAGGTGTTATCGAGTTGCAAAGCGCAAAGGTAAACTCAAGCTTTAACAGATGGTAGAGACAGTACAGCTCCTTTGATCTAAACAGTCTCACTCACTCAGGGGCTAATTTACTCTATAGACATATAGTACTTCAAATCAACACGCTACGAAATCGTCGtcttgtaatataaatatgatatatatattataatgatttatatgatataattataaaatatatattatttatatattataattaaaaaaatatatatatatatttcgtttgagattgatttcattctttttaattttcataatatttaattataaatattatatatatatctccttcTTTTACCTGTTTCataaaactttatattttattttatattctaatttcttgagatatataatatgctaattttttaattattttatatagacatgtttttatatatatatagatttatggatatatacgttcgaatttattatataataataatgaagataataatttttctgacgaatctgaaaaatatctacgataaagaaatttttgttactTGTTTttagactctctctctctctctctctctctctctttctcaacttCATTATCGAAATTCCTGGCACGAGTTGCACGTAATTCGATCGTTTCCCAATTATTTACAGTCGATAGTACCTTATCTCGCGAAcgtaaataaagagaaagatagagagatagagataaagagaagagagagagagagagagagagagagagagagagagagagagagaaagagagaaagttccTCCGATAGAAGTAGCATAGAAAATTCGATTGTCTCTGGTAAATCCTATAGAACAAGGAAAACTTAAAGTATTACtatcgaacgattttaattTGATACGTGATTATCAATTTAATCGAAGCACAAAcatctttatttaaaacagAATTAAACGTGTTCTTTATAAagattctaatttatttttattctacgaTATATACTCCATAGTAAGAATGagtaaacaatatttatattacgatcAGAgacattgtattttttattatatgtatatatttgtattattaatacgagtaaatgtaaatgaaaggagaaaagaaaatcgcaaaaaataaagaagaagaaaaatgtatagcgtcttttatcgtcgataaaaaaatcgtACGATCTTTCAGATTCTTCAGAAATACttgtttcaatttattatgGTAAAGTTTGATAAGATTTAgaacgtgaaaaagaaaaagaaaacaaaataagaaataaaacgaaacgtctctgaaaaagaagagagaataaaagaaatgaacggtcgaaaaaataaaaggataaaaatcgaagggacaatattttcatttttcgataatatttcagAGAGCAGAGCGGGACCGTCGAATATAGGCAACGTTATCTCTCAGATCCTGTTATGCAAGCAGATCACGCCCGACTTCAACGAGGAGGAATTGTGCAGCATCAAAAAGGATTCCGAAGAGATAGGTGCACTGATCGCTGAGTTACAGGAATTCATGCCCCAATCTGAGGCTGATACAGGTATGCCAATCGTTATATCTCTGCTACAGAGATTGCAGACTCTCGATCACTTAATAATACCATCATTGCAACCCTAATCAGTTTGATTTTGTAGTAAGGATCTTATGATCGAATATGGGACACACGTTCCTTctattactctttctttttctttctctttctctctctctctctctatttgtatatatatttatttatcgttaaataattcTCTATCAATCAGTAATATAACAATGTTAtctaatcaataattatattgaaattaattaaatgataaattaaagtTTTCAATGGAAAGGttattatgataaattataatgaactatctaataaataattatgttgaagttattaaataataaaataaagaaatttaatgaaaaacgaTATAATTCACGTTTTCACttatagtttctttcttttttcttcctctccttcttatttcattattctcaTTGTTGTCGTGTATTTTGCAGAAAAATGTGTGGCCCTACAGGAAGCTGGAAATCGCGTAAGTCGTAACAATGGCGGACGAAAAGTAAATCGATGGAATGCCAGCAACAGATCGCGACAATCCTCCTACTGTCGCGGTGGCTTCAAGTTTCTCTGTTGTACCGCCAGAACGAATTACATTTGAGATTTGCAGGATGGGTTATAGCAGTAAAGGGCTTCCACCTGAAGAactatcaaagaaaaaaaagaagaagaagatgtagAAGCAATCAACTCTCGTCCAActtga
This genomic window contains:
- the LOC127070549 gene encoding uncharacterized protein LOC127070549 isoform X2, with the protein product MKEKEKEEEKRRKEKEQIQDINCQVAQFRDLLINVGQPRDCPELREKIRKLRRSCVEACKGTSQLVLPQVRSAMDVGIPADSPNLVLLFFVTQLFLRELSKSKNLIRIVPMDMSGYFESRAGPSNIGNVISQILLCKQITPDFNEEELCSIKKDSEEIGALIAELQEFMPQSEADTEKCVALQEAGNRVSRNNGGRKVNRWNASNRSRQSSYCRGGFKFLCCTARTNYI
- the LOC127070549 gene encoding uncharacterized protein LOC127070549 isoform X1, with the translated sequence MTESPTPSTSKCHDDKSDKTEKAVFLQIQDINCQVAQFRDLLINVGQPRDCPELREKIRKLRRSCVEACKGTSQLVLPQVRSAMDVGIPADSPNLVLLFFVTQLFLRELSKSKNLIRIVPMDMSGYFESRAGPSNIGNVISQILLCKQITPDFNEEELCSIKKDSEEIGALIAELQEFMPQSEADTEKCVALQEAGNRVSRNNGGRKVNRWNASNRSRQSSYCRGGFKFLCCTARTNYI